In the genome of Mastomys coucha isolate ucsf_1 unplaced genomic scaffold, UCSF_Mcou_1 pScaffold21, whole genome shotgun sequence, the window GATCTGTATCCCCCCTCAGCAGTATGGGGTTCTTCTATCCGCTAAGAGACCTTCCAGGTCAAGAACCTTAGGCAAAAACACACTCTCTGTTCTGAacggcttttgtttttgttgtcgtTTGATTGATTAAAGATAGATTCATTTGCTACATATACAGCATTCTGCTTGTATGTATGCgtataggccagaagagggcaccagatctcattatagatggttattgGCCACTAtgtggtttgctgggaattgaactcaggacctttggaagaacagccagtgctcttaacctctgagccatctctccagccctggggcattttcttaagtagGGATTAATGTGGGAGAACcagatcactgtgggtggtgtcattcctggATAAATGGTCCTTGCTGatataagcaggctgagaaagccatggggagAAAGCCGGGAAACAGCACTGATCCCTGcccctctgcttcagctcctgcctccaggtgcctCGCTGGGTTTGACTTCTGGCCCTGACTTCAAATTCAATGATGGAATGTGACATAAGAGTTGTAAGATgagataaaccttttcctccccaactttcttttgaCCATACTctttttcacagcagtagaaattctagcacacacacacacacacacacacacacacacacacacactcacatacttttTGGTGTTGTTTCTCACACACCTGAGAGTCCTCCCACATCCATTTTCTTCAGGTTTTTAGCTTCCAGGACAATAACGGTGAGCTTCCCGGCCGTGGGGACGTAGCGGAGAGAGAAGCAGATATCCCCCAGCTTCTCCTgctaaaaggagaaatgaaacctATCACTCATGTCGGACTGCTGCTCCTTGCCCATTGGCTTTGAAATGGAATGCTCCAGAATCAAGTTCCGGGGATGTCTATTCTAGGAGCCAGTTAGCTCGCCCTCTGGCATCtgtgcaaaaaggaaaaaacaaaaacaaaaacaaaacaaaaaaaaaacgaaacaaaacaacagggTTGGGGGGGGCTTGTAGACTTTGGGAAAGTCTGTGATGATCTGATTGGTCCAGAGAGGGGCCACACATACTCACCTCCTCTTTGGGAGCCACCTGCAGCTCTCTCCAGGCCTGCACTGGCCGCCCTAGGTTCACTGAACTCATAGGCACGCGCACCTCCCCGATGGCATCATTTCGGGAGAAGCGATCGAAGTCATACACTGCCATGACTAGCACTCTGCCCCCTAGTTCCACGTATGGGACCTGGTGAAAGGGAATACAAAAGGGTGGGTAGGAAATCAGAGAGGAAGTGGAGGACAGCATATTCAGGTGGAAGTAGAGTGGGGCAGTGAGGTTTCAGTGACCTCAATAAAGTACAGGGGTCCACAGAAGGAAACCAACGtgtgaacagaacacaaatagtaATATACAACGACCGAGGCAATTGACTGACAGTGCTCTGAGGGATAACACTAGGTCCCAGTGAACAGCTTTCCACCCCCTACCCAGCTGGCAACTGCAACCTGAGCTGTGTCTTCTTCCAGGAAAAGCTGAAGGGGTCAGTCCTTGGCAGTCCAGGGGCTAGATGTAGGCCACAGACCATGGGGCCAAGACAACAGGAACTCACCTTGAAGGCAAATGTCTCTCCAAAGTGTGGATTCAGGGTCTGCCGATGCACCTTGGTCTCATGTCGCCTCCGCTTGTCTGGCAGCAGATAGACACTAACATAGGGATCTGAGGAACCTCCTAGGTCCAATGCCGCCAGTCCCTCAGCTTGCAAGATGCCCACCAAGAGCTGCAGGTATCCAGGCACAGCATGAGGTCTCTAGTCTCAGCCTTCTTCCCAGAGAGTCTTCCACTAGGAAGGGAGGACTGGAGTACCTGAGACTGTCTCCCTCCAAAGCATTCACCCTCCTTCACACCCACCTGGCCAGTCTGGAAGTCATAATCCAGTGAATACTGCAGTCGGCCTAGCTGGTGCTTGTCTGATACCTGCTGTCCTGGCATGGAGGGTGAGGGGTCCAGCTCCTCTATTTCAGGCTGAACCTAGAAAACCAGGGGCAAGCTGGTGGAATTATCCCCTGAAACTAGTACCCTCCAGGCCCAGAAGCCCCAGGAGGCTTACAGATCCCTCCCCCAAGCCATCAATGATTGTCTAAACACTTGTTTGATTAGTAATGTCTGGAATGAGACATGGTAGCATAAAGGCAACATATTTGTCAGCATTTGATTAGTGGTGTCTGCTATGGACAGGTAATAGACACAGTTCTGGGACTGTTTATTCCTCCACATCTTAATGAATGCATTTGGGATAACAGTACAAATTACCACCATTGATACTGTCACAGGAAAATGTGCAGGAGAAATGGTATAGTTATCACGTGTTGGCCCTTAGCACATAAGTGCTGTTGTTTTTAACGTAGGCCATCAATTCTAAAATCTAGTGTGAATCTAATCCACCAGAGAGGAGTGGCAAAATACCAAGGCCACCTCGTTAGGCGTTCCGATTCACTAGGTCTATGTGACATTACATCCAGAATTTACATTTTTTGACAAAGATGGAGTTGATTCTGACACAGGATGGCTTAAATAATAGGAATGGAGGCTGGGTTCCAGGACCCCAAAGGGAATCCTCATAGGTAATAATATGATAACAGCTACTTGTTGAGCAAGGAGGGGAAGTACATGTTAAATACCATGAACTTGAGGCTAGAGAACAAAGGTGTAGTTCCAACAGATGAAAAATGGTCCTTAGGGTTGGAGACCCCAAACTGCCTGGATTGTATTCTACTCTGCATTCAGAGACCTAATATTCTACCAGAGtcttttattatcattatcattgctgctgccgctgctgctgctgctgttgttgttattattggtttttcctgacaggctttctttgtgcagctctggctatcctggaactctctctgtagaccaggctggcctcaaactcagagatccacctgcctctgcctcccaagtgctgggattaaggagtGTAtctccactgcccagctgtcttttttttttttttaacattttcttaagatttgtttttattttatttacttttgttcgttttattcatttactttatgtgagtgctctgctgcatgtacacctgcatgccagaagagggcatcaggtgtttgtgagccatcatgtggttgcagggaattgaactcaggatctctgtaagagcagccagtgctctttatgagccatttctgcagccttgtcttttattattttactacttatttttatatcttaaattatgtgtaagtgtgtgtcttCATATGGACATGTGCATGTAAAAGCAGGTATGCACGAGGTCCAGAGGCACTAGATACCCTGAtgcaggagttacaggtggctgcaTGGTCCAGAGGCACTGGATACCCTGAtgcaggagttacaggtggctgcaTGGAAGCTAGGGACAGAACTCAGTCCTATGGAAGAGGAACAAGTGCTTTCAAGTACTAATACATCTCCCTAGTCCTTTATTTTTGAAGAGTCCATCTAAGTCCTtgcccatccccccccccccgtgtgtgtgtgtgtgtgtgtgtgtgtgtgtgtgtgtgtgtgtgtgtgtgtgtatggtgatgTGATgtaatgtatgtctgtgcatgttgGTATACACAATCTATTCCTATATGTGGAAGCTAGAGGTCAACATTGGGTGTCtttctctatcactctccaccttatatttAAGACAAGAGCTCTCACTGAACGTAGAGTTTACCAtttctgctagactggctggccgtGGTGTTCCAGAGATACGTCTGTCTCTaccaccatcccacccccaccccagcactacTCTAACTATAGGAGATATAGACATGTATAGAGCCAGGTTCTCAGCcccggtttggtttggttttgattgagataaagtctcacttTGAAGCCCAGATTGATACTGCAGGCTCTAGATAGCTctggttgaccttgaactcagagcaatCCTACAGTCTGGGCCTCTCCAAATGCTGAGATTCTACATGTACACCGTCAAATCCAGCTTAGGCAAGAGAGGTCTTGTGGATAGTTGCTAGCTCTGATCCCCACAGTCCAGTGGATAAAGTAGGATTAAGAAGTGAAGGGGTCAAGGACAGAAGATAGCGAGGACATTCAAGGGGGCAGGGAATGTGCAAAGGGAAGGATTGAGAGGTTGGGCTGTGTCATGGGCTGTGTCACACCTTATCTATGTAACTCCGGCCCAGCTCCTTCACTTCCTGAAGATGGACTTGGGCTTGAGCCTGACTCTTTTTGCCTATCCGTCTTCGATAGCGCTTCCGGTAGAGACAGAAACAGCTGCTGAAGACCAGGAGGCCTGAGCCCAGCACGATGGTAGCCAGGACCCAGGCAGGCACTGCAGAAGGATGAACATGACATGTATCGAAGCACTGGGAAGGTGGCTGGCTAATTCAGTCTTGATTCCATACAGCAGTTTGATTCTAGCCTGGTTTTTCCTACACCCAACTCCATTAGATTTTAATCCCAATTTTCCTTCCAACCAATCTCGCCTACAAAGCTCAAGTTTATGCCCTAACCCAAGCCaacataatttgttttcttataattctgaTGTCTGTACACCCATCGTAATTTCTGCTCGCCCCCTACTGCTTTTAGAAGCTTTGCTCACTCCTGGGCCTGTTCCCATTCATCCACTTCTGATCCCATTCCATGCCACACCCGCGATCCATTTCTGGTTTTCCTCACTATTTCAGAGTCTAGTCGTCTGGGATACCGACCCACGATCCCTGCCGGATTTTCCAGCCTACTCACCCGAGTCTGCAACTGAGACCCTTCTCTGGGGATCCTGAGAGGCTTTCCTCTAAGGCTAGCCCAGGGTTTCCTCACCTGCGCCCTGCCTGATGCGGCTGGAGTCTGGAGGTTTCTCAGGTGCTGGAGACCCTGGGGTCGGGGGTTCCAGGAACATGGCGTCGGGGTCCTGCGGTGCTTCCTGCAGAGGTACCCAAATACTCTatcccccaaccccactcctACCCAAAGCATCCAATGAGTTTTCTCACGCATCAAAGAACCCTAAGTCCCATTGATTTTTGATGCACACTGGGAGTTAATCTCAGCCTCTTCACGCCAATGGCGGGCTTTGGGTGACCCAATTCCATCACAAAGGGATACTCCCACGGTATGCCACCCCATCCATTCTCTTTCCCATCCATTCTCTTCTACCCCTTCCTTGCTCTTCCCAAGGGCTTGAACCGGAAATGGGCGCAGGCAGGCGTGGGAACCAGCAGACCACTGTTGCCCTGAGCTACCGCCAGGCTCCAGGCAGCACCGGTGATAGCAGTGCTGGTTGCTGGGCAACgaacctgttgccaaggcaacggGAGGGACTGACGCACAGAAACGAAGTCCGGGCGGTGCCGGTCCATGGGATACAGGTCCGGGATCCCGTGGCCCAGCGAGGGCGGCCTGTGATCTGTGAATCCACAGCGGCTCCTCCCTCCTCATGGGACCCCTTGCACCACCATTCTTGCCGGTAAAGTGGAAAACCTGCCCCGGTACCTCTGCTGGGCCTTCACATCCTCTTGCTCATGAGTCTCTCGCGTGCACCCTATGTCTTCACACCTGTCTTGTGACCGTCTCGGCCACCTCTTCTTTCTCGACCCCAGACAGACATCTTCCCTTTTCTGTCCCCCACAACCTTTTCTCGTCCGTGCCTCTACTGCCCTCTGTTGTTTAGCTtgtctctctcggtctctctttgcttttttgaCTACCAACCTGCTCCCTTTGTTTCCAcacctgtctctcctctccacaTGCAATCTCCTCGGTTAGGGCTCCAACCTGCCGCTCAGAGTTGACCCTTGTCAGCGACCCTCTTCCATTCCTCTCACACACGCCGGTcccccctcaccaccaccaccaatgggACTGAGGATGTGGCTTGGACAGAGGGTCCCAACTGCTCCTACCTGCTAGGTGCCTTCTGGAGGTGCTGTGGGCTGCCGGGACCCCGCCCCCAGCACGTGGGTGGATGGCGCTTTCCCGTGTGTGCAGATCACACAGCTTGGCAGGGTGGGGGCGCGGCTGAGCCTAGCCAGGCTAATGTCTGCGCCCCTGTGTGGGAGCGCGCGCACGCGagtgtatttgtgcatatgtgtgcgtgcgtgatCTGCCCCGGAGAAGGGAGAACGCCCTGCTCCGCCCCTCGGCCCGCCACACCCGAGAACCACCATGGCGCCCACGTACGTTGATCTTAATACCCTAGAATGTTCTGACGTCTGCCTAAGTCATTGGACATCTACACTGAGTACCAGCcgccacaacacacacacacacacactttttacaaTACAAATAACTGGATTCCAGGGCATTCGGT includes:
- the Syt5 gene encoding synaptotagmin-5 isoform X2 translates to MFLEPPTPGSPAPEKPPDSSRIRQGAVPAWVLATIVLGSGLLVFSSCFCLYRKRYRRRIGKKSQAQAQVHLQEVKELGRSYIDKVQPEIEELDPSPSMPGQQVSDKHQLGRLQYSLDYDFQTGQLLVGILQAEGLAALDLGGSSDPYVSVYLLPDKRRRHETKVHRQTLNPHFGETFAFKVPYVELGGRVLVMAVYDFDRFSRNDAIGEVRVPMSSVNLGRPVQAWRELQVAPKEEEKLGDICFSLRYVPTAGKLTVIVLEAKNLKKMDVGGLSDPYVKVHLLQGGKKVRKKKTTIKKNTLNPYYNEAFSFEVPCDQVQKVQVELTVLDYDKLGKNEAIGRVAVGAAVGGAGLRHWADMLANPRRPIAQWHSLRPPDRSRPMPAP
- the Syt5 gene encoding synaptotagmin-5 isoform X1 is translated as MFLEPPTPGSPAPEKPPDSSRIRQGAVPAWVLATIVLGSGLLVFSSCFCLYRKRYRRRIGKKSQAQAQVHLQEVKELGRSYIDKVQPEIEELDPSPSMPGQQVSDKHQLGRLQYSLDYDFQTGQLLVGILQAEGLAALDLGGSSDPYVSVYLLPDKRRRHETKVHRQTLNPHFGETFAFKVPYVELGGRVLVMAVYDFDRFSRNDAIGEVRVPMSSVNLGRPVQAWRELQVAPKEEQEKLGDICFSLRYVPTAGKLTVIVLEAKNLKKMDVGGLSDPYVKVHLLQGGKKVRKKKTTIKKNTLNPYYNEAFSFEVPCDQVQKVQVELTVLDYDKLGKNEAIGRVAVGAAVGGAGLRHWADMLANPRRPIAQWHSLRPPDRSRPMPAP